The Strix aluco isolate bStrAlu1 chromosome 1, bStrAlu1.hap1, whole genome shotgun sequence genome has a window encoding:
- the SDCBP gene encoding syntenin-1, whose translation MSLYPSLEDLKVDKVIQAQTAFSSNPANPAILSEASAPIPHDGGLYPRLYPELSQYMGLSLNEEEVQRNLPVAAAAQPQGQLVTRPSTNYMVAPVTGNDIGIRRAEIKQGIREAILCKDQDGKIGLRLKSVDNGIFVQLVQANSPASLAGLRFGDQVLQINGENCAGWSSDKAHKVLKQASGERISMIIRDRPFERIITMHKDSTGHVGFIFKNGKITSIVKDSSAARNGLLTEHNICEINGQNVIGLKDPQIADILATAGNVVTITVMPSSIYEYIIKRMATSIMKTLMDHSVPEV comes from the exons ATGTCTCTCTACCCTTCCCTGGAAGATCTGAAGGTGGACAAAGTTATTCAG GCTCAGACTGCCTTTTCTTCAAATCCAGCTAATCCAGCAATCTTGTCTGAAGCTTCTGCTCCTATTCCTCATGATGGAG GCTTATACCCTAGACTGTATCCAGAACTTTCTCAGTACATGGGCCTGAGCCTCAATGAAGAAGAGGTGCAGAGAAACTTACCGgtggcagcagctgctcagcCACAGGGT cAACTGGTAACACGACCTTCTACTAATTACATGGTAGCTCCAGTGACTGGAAATGATATTGGAATTCGCAGAGCAGAAATTAAACAAGGCATCCGTGAAGCTATTTTATGTAAAGATCAAGATGGCAAAATTGGACTTCGCCTTAAGTCTGTTGACAAT GGTATATTTGTCCAGTTAGTTCAGGCAAACTCTCCAGCATCCCTTGCTGGACTGCGGTTTGGGGACCAAGTTCTGCAGATCAATGGTGAAAACTGTGCAGGATGGAGTTCTGATAAAGCACATAAAGTTCTGAAACAGGCTTCTGGAGAAAGGATTTCAATGATCATTCGGGACAG GCCTTTTGAACGAATTATTACTATGCATAAGGACAGCACAGGGCATGTTGGTTTCATATtcaagaatggaaaaataaccTCAATAGTGAAAGACAGCTCTGCTGCGAGAAATGGACTTCTTACAGAGCACAACATCTGTGAAATTAATGGCCAGAATGTAATCGGATTGAAG GACCCTCAGATTGCGGATATCTTGGCAACAGCTGGAAATGTAGTGACCATTACTGTCATGCCTTCCAGTATTTATGAGTATATAATAAAGAG gatGGCAACTAGCATTATGAAAACCCTGATGGATCACTCTGTTCCTGAAGTTTAA